GGGGTGagggggctgctgctgttctgatgatgatgatgatgatgatgttgttgttggttcGTGGGTGGAGAGGCTGATGGCGTCAAAGGTGCCTTTGTCGAGGATGATGTCGAAAAGCCGCAACGGAGAGGAAGTGTATGCCAGCGGCGAGGAAGAATCCcccccagcagcagatgcggTGAGAGCCAGCGGGCCGTTGAGCAGGTCCCATTCCAGGAAATTAATAACCGACGGTGTAgactcatcttcctcatctccatcgcccTCATTCTCCTTCCTGCTCTCGGCAATGTTCTTCGCCAACGCAACGCTCTGCCCGCTATAATCCACGCCCAGCATGGCTCCCCCCCAGCCCTCGTCCCTCAGCGCAAACAGCAGCGAGCCATTGCCGCAGCCGAGATCCAGAAAGGACGCATCCTGCTGCGAAAGGGGCGCGGGCAGGACGTGCTGGTCGTCGTCGGCGAGCGATTCGAGAAAGGCGACGATGCGGCCCTCGGCGTCGGAGTCGTCGAACCAGTTTGTGCCGGTGTCGGAGGGGTTGGCGGCGTGGTTTGTGAGTTCGGTTGTGTAGAGGTTGTCCCAGCTGGTTGGTTTTTGAAATCACGcgttagttatatatatatatatgtgtgtgtgtgtgtgtagaTATATCATGGAAATGGGTCTTGGAGTTGGTCTTGTGGTGTTTTGCTTACTATTCTTTGGTGCCGAGTTTAGAAGGGGGCAGATACGCCGGTTTattggatgatgatgatgtcatTATATATGCCGTATATATTGCAAGAAtatcaaaaaagaagaagaagaaaaagaagaagaaaaattgtTTCGTGAGATTATGTGGCAGCGACAAGGAAACCCGGTGTAATAAGGCGATGATCGATACTAAAAGTTGCTGGCgggaatggatggatggatggaggggcagcgaAATTATTCAATTGCTGCCAATGCGGTCGCTGAAAGCGGAAGGCGGTGAGATTGCGAGGATGAGGGGCATTGAAGATGGGCTGCGGACCTGGAAATTGCCAgtaggggaaaaaaaatgataatGATAATGCTACCTGCTATAAGTAATTGATTTATTCAGCTACTTTCACTTGCACAGTctttgagaaaaaagaacaaaaaaagtaTTACACTAGAATGGTCATTTTCATTGATAGAAAAAGGAGCATGCATACACATCTCTCTATGAAGGATCAAATCCAACaagtgttaaaaaaaaaagaaaaaaaaaagaaaaaaagaaaaaaaggtaaaaggcaaagaaaagattaCACAAACGCCTCCCATGCATGCCCAAGAGTAGAAACAGCCTGCCATCCTGTTCCTCTCCGTCTTTACATACAAGACCGtagactataataataatagttcaAAAACAAAGCGACGAAAGAAAGCTCATAAAGCTGGGTTGTTTGTTTTCCACCCCTTCCATCAACACCATGCCTGTATCGTCCAAGCAAGTCATAAAAAAGGCCCAATCCCAAAAGCAGCTGAAACGACATCAACGTGAAAATCACAACATGGTAGTATATGTATTTacacaaaaacaaaaggggAGCCTCTCGCTCAGTAGAAACTCTCCACCATGGTGTCCTTCATTGTGGTGTTGATGTTGCTGGGGCCTTGGCCTTCGCCCAGTCTGAAGACGCTCTCGATGACGCTGAGCTCTGTGGACGTGGTGTCGAGGCCAGTCACGGCCATCCAGTCGTTGACGACCATGCCGGCGCCCACGACGTTGCTTCCACGGTTGACGGAGCCGGCAACGAGAGGGACCTGCAGCAGGCTGGACAGCTCGTCCTGGTCCTGGATGCTGGTCTTGGGGTGCACGAGACCGCCCTGGTTGGACAGGCTCATGTAGCTGCCGACCAGCACGTTGTCGGCCACGGTCTGGCGGAACACCTCGACGCCCAGCACGTCGGCAATGATCTCCTCCGTCTCGCGCTCGAGATCCGGATGCACCAGGGCGATGTGGTCGTTTGTGGCAATGACGTTTCCGAGGGCTGACAGGCGCTCCTCGATGCGCTGGATGCGGACCGAGTCGGGCAGCGAGTTGCGCAGGTGCTGTAGCTCCTGGTCAGAGGTTGTGGTGGGCACCAAAAGGCCCTTGCGGTTGCCGGCCGTGAGGCGGCCGATGATGCGCGTGCCGGCGATGGTGGTGCGCACGATGGGGATGACGTCCTGGAGCTCAGCCTCGAAGACACTGCGGTTTGGCCATGCTGCGTTAGATTTGTGGTCTTTCTggcagcgagaagaagaatgcttCTTTACCTGTAAAAGTTCTCGCTGGCGCCGAGAGCCACCAGGGCGTATGAATTAGTCAACGTCGAGAAGACGCCAACGCTGCACAAGAATGCCAAGTCAGTCGACATGTCCAAGCCAATATCAAGTCTCTCTCCGCATCATTTTTGATCGACAGAAAGGAGGAGCATCGCAGAGAGCGAAAGAGACTCaatccttctcttcttcactctCTCTCGATCTCTGCTCTACCCCTCCCCCACCACCAACGACGCAATGCAGCACCGCAGAAAGGGCTTGAAAATTCAGAGCAACATACTCGTTGGAGTTCTCAAACTGAGCGCGAACAGCCATGATGCTAGTAGTACCAACAGTCGTTCCCTGTATAGCCGTAATGGTGAAAAAGCGGGTGGATTAAAAgaaggtgaaaaaaaaagagtcgtCGCTCgttggaagaaaaagagagagcagaggcagctgATGCGAAGCTGGGcactaattttttttttctgccggAATGAGGGAAGCGGTGGGGGAGACGATGGTTTATCAGCACCTCTTTAAGTACCTGCTTAgtggctctgctgctgcttagtGGTGCTGCTTCCAGCGATGACTCTCAGCGGAGCACCCGCTAAAGCCGCTGCTAGAAATCAGCCTCTCCAGATCCGCCGCTTAGTCCCCAGCCTCAATCTCATTTTGATCTCAGAAGCAGAACAGCCCTCCCATCTCGCCGCGctagaacaaaagaaaatgatggaaaaaaaataggaaaaaaaataaaataaaattgaaAATTAGAAAAAGAGTCACAGTCAGCCCCAAAAGGAGAAAACCATCTCCCCGTTTCTAGCTTAGCGCAGAGAAAAACACTTACTCAAAATGCGCCTCCCCCAAAAAGCAAGGATGCCAAATCATGCCTCGATTTTATGACTCAGTGACCAGGGCCTGTTGCTGTGGCTGTTAGCTGTCCTGGGTGCTGGACTAAGGACGGTACATGTGTTTCCCCGCTACTTTACGTGCAATGTCCATGTACCCGTGTGACTCAGCCCTTTGAGACCTCAGAGCAACCAAATACTGGAATCGTGCATTGCCACTGGGGCAGGGTGTTGCGATgactcttttcctttgtcttttAATCATTCGACATGCATAGAAATTTGATCGAAAAGGGGTGAGTAAGCGAATATGAGATGTGCAAGATTGGAATatcaagacaaaaaaaaaaaaaaacgggcCTTTCCACACAAGGCTGACAACATGAA
The Trichoderma asperellum chromosome 7, complete sequence DNA segment above includes these coding regions:
- a CDS encoding uncharacterized protein (BUSCO:EOG092D3CIT~EggNog:ENOG41) gives rise to the protein MTSSSSNKPAYLPPSKLGTKEYWDNLYTTELTNHAANPSDTGTNWFDDSDAEGRIVAFLESLADDDQHVLPAPLSQQDASFLDLGCGNGSLLFALRDEGWGGAMLGVDYSGQSVALAKNIAESRKENEGDGDEEDESTPSVINFLEWDLLNGPLALTASAAGGDSSSPLAYTSSPLRLFDIILDKGTFDAISLSTHEPTTTSSSSSSSEQQQPPHPCEVYRRRLLQLLSPNGGIFLITSCNWTEPELRAWFADDADGELRVVGRVDYPTFTFGGVKGQTISTLCFRRG
- the TIF6 gene encoding Eukaryotic translation initiation factor 6, translated to MAVRAQFENSNDVGVFSTLTNSYALVALGASENFYSVFEAELQDVIPIVRTTIAGTRIIGRLTAGNRKGLLVPTTTSDQELQHLRNSLPDSVRIQRIEERLSALGNVIATNDHIALVHPDLERETEEIIADVLGVEVFRQTVADNVLVGSYMSLSNQGGLVHPKTSIQDQDELSSLLQVPLVAGSVNRGSNVVGAGMVVNDWMAVTGLDTTSTELSVIESVFRLGEGQGPSNINTTMKDTMVESFY